One genomic region from Paracoccus pantotrophus encodes:
- the rarD gene encoding EamA family transporter RarD, whose protein sequence is MSEWTKGFWAMIAVCVTWGLSPIYYRALAGVPTVEVLAHRTIWSLALFLVILGVQGRLSQLRAALGGRQLGRIAFAALTVSTNWGMFIWAVQAGHVVQSSLGYYIFPLAAVVMGVLVFGESLTRLQALAVLLAALAVALLTWGLGVAPWISLGLALTFVLYGAVKKALPLGPVLSVAAEVALLAPLALGWLIAQALGVMPASLAQPLGFGANLPDTLLLIASGAVTAVPLILFSYAARRVGMATLGLMFYLNPTLQFLCAVLLFGESFTGWHMIAFAMIWAALAIYSVSALRQSRHAPPLANG, encoded by the coding sequence ATGAGCGAATGGACCAAGGGTTTCTGGGCGATGATCGCGGTCTGCGTGACCTGGGGCCTGTCGCCGATCTATTATCGCGCGCTGGCCGGCGTGCCGACCGTCGAGGTGCTGGCGCATCGCACCATCTGGTCGCTGGCGCTGTTCCTGGTCATCCTGGGCGTCCAGGGCCGGCTGAGCCAGCTGCGCGCCGCCCTGGGCGGGCGGCAGCTGGGGCGGATCGCCTTCGCGGCGCTGACCGTCTCGACCAACTGGGGCATGTTCATCTGGGCGGTGCAGGCCGGCCATGTGGTGCAAAGCTCGCTGGGCTATTACATCTTTCCCCTGGCCGCTGTGGTGATGGGCGTGCTGGTCTTCGGCGAAAGCCTGACCCGCCTGCAGGCGCTGGCCGTCCTGCTGGCGGCGCTGGCGGTGGCGCTGCTGACCTGGGGCCTGGGCGTCGCCCCCTGGATCAGCCTGGGACTGGCCCTGACCTTCGTCCTTTACGGCGCGGTCAAGAAGGCGCTGCCGCTGGGCCCGGTGCTTTCTGTCGCGGCCGAGGTGGCGCTGCTGGCGCCGCTGGCGCTTGGCTGGCTCATTGCCCAGGCGCTTGGAGTGATGCCGGCGTCGCTGGCCCAGCCGCTGGGCTTCGGCGCGAATCTGCCCGACACGCTGCTGCTGATCGCCTCGGGCGCGGTGACGGCGGTGCCGCTGATCCTGTTCAGCTATGCGGCGCGGCGGGTCGGCATGGCCACGCTGGGATTGATGTTCTACCTGAACCCGACGCTGCAATTCCTCTGCGCCGTGCTGCTGTTCGGCGAATCCTTCACCGGCTGGCACATGATCGCCTTTGCGATGATCTGGGCGGCGCTGGCGATCTATTCCGTCTCGGCCCTGCGCCAGTCCCGCCACGCCCCGCCATTGGCAAACGGGTGA
- a CDS encoding PQQ-binding-like beta-propeller repeat protein, whose translation MTRLSLIAALAGLTALSACAERDTILPGERLDPRAVLSPDSPVAEGAQAPTTAALSLPAVRANADWPQRAGNAAHAPGNAALGAGTQRIWAAPIGAASDKRHRITADPVVAGGLVFALDSQSTVTATTTGGGRVWSVDLRPAGESGRSVSGGGLAFEGNRVFASTGYGELVALDARTGGVAWRQKVGSTIGGAPTVANGVVYVVDREQTGWAVRANDGKVLWRSFGNKDMAGVMGAPSPAVSGGTVVFPSNTGALAGVDAGDGSQLWVANVGGTRLGRAVSYFRDMTGDPVILGNTLYAGTSAGGVGAYDMTTGTMKWHAREGAASPVLAAGNSVFLVNDQAQLIRLDAANGGRVWAQKLPYFTEQVIRKQDRVWNHYGPVLAGSKLYLASSDGYLRVFDPASGALIGTAQIPGGAAAGPAVAGQTLYVVTHDGQLIAYR comes from the coding sequence ATGACGAGGCTGTCCCTGATCGCCGCTCTGGCTGGCCTGACCGCCCTTTCGGCCTGCGCCGAGCGCGACACCATCCTACCCGGCGAACGCCTGGACCCGCGCGCCGTGCTGTCCCCCGACAGCCCCGTGGCCGAGGGCGCGCAGGCGCCGACCACCGCCGCGCTGTCTCTGCCGGCGGTGCGCGCCAATGCCGACTGGCCGCAGCGCGCCGGCAACGCCGCCCATGCGCCGGGCAATGCGGCGCTTGGCGCCGGCACGCAGCGGATCTGGGCCGCACCCATCGGCGCGGCCTCGGACAAGCGCCACCGCATCACCGCCGACCCGGTGGTCGCGGGCGGGCTGGTCTTTGCCCTGGACAGCCAGTCCACCGTCACCGCCACCACCACCGGCGGCGGCCGGGTCTGGAGCGTGGACCTGCGCCCGGCCGGCGAAAGCGGCCGCAGCGTCTCGGGCGGCGGGCTGGCCTTCGAGGGCAACCGCGTCTTCGCCTCGACCGGCTATGGCGAGCTGGTGGCGCTGGATGCCCGCACCGGCGGCGTCGCCTGGCGGCAGAAGGTCGGCTCGACCATCGGCGGCGCGCCCACGGTCGCGAATGGCGTGGTCTATGTGGTGGACCGCGAACAGACCGGCTGGGCGGTGCGCGCCAATGACGGCAAGGTGCTGTGGCGCAGCTTCGGCAACAAGGACATGGCCGGGGTGATGGGCGCCCCCTCGCCCGCGGTCTCGGGCGGCACGGTGGTCTTTCCGTCGAACACCGGCGCGCTGGCGGGCGTCGATGCCGGCGACGGCAGCCAGCTTTGGGTCGCCAATGTCGGCGGCACCCGGCTGGGCCGCGCGGTCAGCTATTTCCGCGACATGACCGGCGACCCGGTCATCCTGGGCAATACGCTTTATGCCGGCACCAGCGCCGGCGGCGTCGGCGCCTATGACATGACCACCGGCACGATGAAATGGCACGCGCGCGAGGGCGCGGCCAGCCCGGTGCTGGCCGCCGGCAACTCGGTCTTTCTGGTCAACGACCAGGCGCAGCTGATCCGGCTGGACGCGGCCAATGGCGGCCGGGTCTGGGCGCAGAAACTGCCCTATTTCACCGAACAGGTCATCCGCAAGCAGGACCGGGTCTGGAACCATTACGGCCCGGTGCTGGCGGGATCCAAGCTTTACCTCGCCTCGTCGGACGGCTATCTGCGCGTCTTCGATCCCGCCTCGGGCGCGCTGATCGGCACCGCCCAGATCCCCGGCGGCGCCGCGGCAGGCCCGGCCGTCGCGGGCCAGACCCTTTACGTCGTCACCCATGACGGCCAGTTGATCGCATACAGATGA
- the der gene encoding ribosome biogenesis GTPase Der, translating to MSFTLAIVGRPNVGKSTLFNRLVGKRLALVDDQPGVTRDLREGAGRLGDLRFIVVDSAGLEIAEDDSLQGRMRRLTERAVDEADVCLFVIDARVGVTAADEYFADILRKRAKHVILAANKAEGRAGEAGAMEAYALGLGEPLRISAEHGEGMDDLYRALVPLAEEFEAQNVQQAPETDVAVEDGEEDEDWRPSAARPLQVAVIGRPNAGKSTLINKILGEDRLLTGPEAGITRDSISVSTNFMGTPVRIFDTAGMRKKARVTDKVEKLSVADGLRAVRFAEVVVVLLDVGIPFEQQDLRIADFAETEGRAVVVAANKWDLEEDKPEKLKELREAFERLLPQLKGAPLVTVSARTGKGLDRLHNAILKAHEVWNRRIPTARLNQWLSAMTEAHPPPAPGGRRIRLRYITQVKTRPPAFVVMATHTDKLPDSYARYLVNGLRADFDMPGTPIRLTFRDQGTKNPYKDKAGKISQSGALSKHRQRQRPKGS from the coding sequence ATGAGCTTTACCCTCGCCATTGTCGGGCGCCCCAATGTCGGCAAGTCCACGCTGTTCAACCGCCTTGTCGGCAAGCGCCTGGCCCTGGTCGATGACCAGCCCGGCGTGACCCGCGACCTGCGCGAGGGCGCGGGGCGGCTGGGCGACCTGCGCTTCATCGTCGTCGATTCGGCCGGGCTGGAGATTGCCGAGGACGACAGCCTGCAAGGCCGCATGCGCCGCCTGACCGAGCGCGCGGTGGACGAGGCCGATGTCTGCCTGTTCGTGATCGACGCCCGCGTGGGCGTGACGGCGGCCGACGAATATTTCGCCGACATCCTGCGCAAGCGGGCGAAACACGTGATCCTGGCCGCCAACAAGGCCGAGGGCCGCGCCGGCGAGGCGGGCGCGATGGAAGCCTATGCGCTTGGCCTGGGCGAGCCCCTGCGCATCTCGGCCGAGCATGGCGAGGGCATGGACGACCTCTATCGGGCGCTGGTGCCGCTGGCCGAAGAGTTCGAGGCGCAGAACGTCCAGCAGGCGCCCGAAACCGATGTCGCCGTCGAGGATGGCGAGGAGGACGAAGACTGGCGCCCCTCGGCCGCCCGGCCCTTGCAGGTCGCGGTGATCGGCCGGCCCAATGCCGGGAAATCGACGCTCATCAACAAGATCCTGGGCGAGGACCGGCTGCTGACCGGACCCGAGGCCGGCATCACCCGCGATTCGATCAGCGTCAGCACGAATTTCATGGGCACGCCGGTGCGCATCTTCGACACCGCGGGCATGCGCAAGAAGGCGCGCGTCACCGACAAGGTGGAAAAGCTTTCCGTCGCCGACGGGCTGCGCGCCGTGCGCTTTGCCGAGGTGGTGGTGGTGCTTCTGGACGTGGGCATCCCCTTCGAGCAGCAAGACCTGCGCATCGCCGATTTCGCCGAGACCGAGGGCCGCGCCGTGGTCGTCGCGGCGAACAAATGGGATCTGGAAGAGGACAAGCCCGAGAAGCTCAAGGAATTGCGCGAGGCCTTCGAGCGGCTCCTGCCGCAGCTGAAGGGCGCGCCGCTGGTCACGGTCTCGGCCCGCACCGGCAAGGGGCTGGACCGGCTGCACAACGCCATCCTCAAGGCGCATGAGGTCTGGAACCGCCGCATCCCCACCGCCCGGCTGAACCAATGGCTTTCCGCCATGACCGAGGCGCATCCGCCGCCCGCGCCCGGCGGCCGCCGCATCCGCCTGCGCTATATCACCCAGGTCAAGACCCGGCCGCCGGCCTTCGTGGTCATGGCGACCCATACCGACAAGCTGCCCGACAGCTATGCGCGCTATCTCGTCAACGGGCTGCGGGCCGATTTCGACATGCCCGGCACGCCGATCCGGCTGACCTTCCGCGACCAGGGCACCAAGAACCCCTATAAGGACAAGGCCGGCAAGATCAGCCAGTCCGGCGCGCTCTCCAAGCACAGGCAGCGGCAAAGGCCCAAGGGCAGCTAG